The nucleotide sequence TGCCGCGATCGCGCTCGCGCAGCCGGGCGACGTGCTGGTGATCGACGGCAAGGGCGACCGCAGCGCGGCGCTGATGGGCACGATCATGATGAATGCCTGCCGCCAGGTCGGCATCGCCGGCGTGGTGATCGACGGCGCAGTGCGCGACAGCGTGGAGATCGACGAGATGGACTTCCCGGTGTTCTCGGTGGGCACCAATCCCAACGGCCCGACCAAGCTGGCCTCGGGACGCATCGGGCATCCGGTGTCGGTCGGCGGTGTGGCCGTGCGTGCCGGCGATCTGGTGATCGGCGATGCCGATGGCGTGGTGGTGGTCGAGCGAGAGAAAGTCGACACCCTGCTTCGCGCGGCGCAGAAGAAGGTCGAGGACGAAGCCGCGCGCATCGAAGCCATCAGGCAAGGCCACACGACGGCCAGCTGGCTCGACGCGGCACTGCGCAAGGCGGGCGTGCTCGAGGAAGGCGAGACGCTGGCGTGAGCGGCGCGCTGTCGCACCACGCACGAAGAAAGGGCCCGCAGGCCCTTTCCTCATTCGCTTCTTTCATGCGGCCGATGCTCTCGCACCGGCTTGGCACCGTGGCTCAGAGGCCAGCTTGGCGCGTGAACGACACGCTGGGCTTCTTGTAGGCTTGCGGCACTTCGTCGCGGTAGAACGCGCGGCGGTCGAGGCTTTGCAGCGGGTCGTGGGCCTTGGCAACGGCTTCGGCACGAACGGTTGCGCGGTCGGCGGTCGAGCTGAAGGTTTGCGCACCGGCGGTGGCACCTTCGCTGTAGGCATCGCCGGCACGGGCGGCTGCCACGGCTTGCGATTCGACTTCGGCACGCGAGACCGTGGAGTGCACGGTGTGGACGCCGTCATAGGTTTCGGCATGTGCGCCGGTGGCGGCAAGCAGGGCAACGGCAACGGCAGCGAGGATCTTCGAGGCGGTCATTTGGTATCTCCTTCAGGTTGAACGGTGGTTTGTCCGTGAGGAGAAGTTTGATCCTGTTGGCCCCTTTTGAATCGCCGCAAAAAGAATCACGGCGTTCGCCGTTTCGAAACAATCCAGAAAGTTTTGGGCAAGTTTCACGCATGCGAGCGGGCCGCCGAATCCACCCTCTGCAGAGGGAGATCGGCCGAAAGCACTACTTTCCCGCATCCCTTGCATGCTTACAGCGCATGCATGAAAACTTGCCGAAATCTCAATGCGAGATCATCCACGGCCGCCGCGACGGTGCCGATTTGGCACCGTTCGACGCGGTCACCGTGGCACCGCGGCGCGCGTTCGTCGAGCAGCATCCGCAGCCCGACGGATGCCGCAATCGCGCGTAGTCGCGCGAGCTCGCGGGCTCGTGCCGCGCGCGCTCGTTGGTGGCCATCGCGAGGCGCGTGTCGGCCGCCATGAGCGCGAGCCGCGGCGCGGCCGAAAGCACGCGCGGCGAGGCGCCGCCGCAGTCGGGGCAGGCAGCGGGCTCGTCGCGCAGCGCCGAGGGACGCAGCGCCTCGAACCCGCCGCAGCGTCCGCAGTCGTAGTCGTAGGTGGGCACGCGGCTTCCTTGTTCAATGCCTCAGCGCAGGTCGGGCGACAGCGGCATGTCGATGCTGCCGTCGATCATCTTCACCGGCCCGGCGGCGTTGGGATTGATGTCGAAGTCGAAGATGCCCGTGGGCAGCCACAAGGTGGCGCAGGAGTTGGGCACGTCGACGACGCCGCTGATGTGGCCCTGCACCGGTGCCGTGCCGAGGATCGAGTAGGCCTGCGCGCCCGAGTAGCCGAACTTCTTCAAATACTCGATGGCGTTGAGGCAGGCCTGGCGGTAGGCGACGTTGACGTCGAGGTAGTGCTGCTTGCCGCTCTCGTCGACCGAGATACCCTCGAAGATCAGGTAGTCGTTGTACTGCGGCGTGATGGGGCTGGGCTTGAAGATCGGGTTCTTGATGCCGTACTTGGCCATGCCGCCCTTGATGAGCGAGACCTTCATGTGCACCCAGCCGGCCATCTCGATGGCGCCGCAGAAGGTGATCTCGCCGTCGCCCTGGCTGAAGTGCAGGTCGCCCACGCTGAGGCCCGCGCCGTCGACGTAGACGGGGAAGAACACCTTCGAGCCGCGCGAGAGATCCTTGATG is from Variovorax paradoxus and encodes:
- a CDS encoding alpha/beta hydrolase, producing MTASKILAAVAVALLAATGAHAETYDGVHTVHSTVSRAEVESQAVAAARAGDAYSEGATAGAQTFSSTADRATVRAEAVAKAHDPLQSLDRRAFYRDEVPQAYKKPSVSFTRQAGL
- a CDS encoding zinc ribbon domain-containing protein translates to MPTYDYDCGRCGGFEALRPSALRDEPAACPDCGGASPRVLSAAPRLALMAADTRLAMATNERARHEPASSRDYARLRHPSGCGCCSTNARRGATVTASNGAKSAPSRRPWMISH
- a CDS encoding RraA family protein translates to MNPHPDIVRDFERVAPELLRRAAAFQPAILADVAGRRGALHGRIEALRHRMKLVGSALTVEVRPGDNLMIHAAIALAQPGDVLVIDGKGDRSAALMGTIMMNACRQVGIAGVVIDGAVRDSVEIDEMDFPVFSVGTNPNGPTKLASGRIGHPVSVGGVAVRAGDLVIGDADGVVVVEREKVDTLLRAAQKKVEDEAARIEAIRQGHTTASWLDAALRKAGVLEEGETLA